One Campylobacter sputorum genomic window, GTGTGATTTTTGAAAAATCAGGTGTTAAATAAAATTTAATGCCATCCATTGCACCATCTAAAGTTATATTTCCTAAAACCATAACAATCATAAGTAAAAACAGAATTGGCATAAGAATTTTTGCCGCATTTTCTGTACCTCTTACAGCTCCAAATTTAAGTATAAAAAAGTTTATCAAAACAAAAATAGCAGTAGATATAGTTATAGCAAATGGATTACTAACTATATTTTTTTCATAAAAATCTATGGTAAGCTCTTTACTAATAACTCCATTTGATAGATTAAAGTCTCCAAAAATTATAGAGTAAATATACTCTAAAACCCAGCCACCTATAACCATATAGTAAGCCATTATTCCAAATGCACCAAGCAAACCCATATATCCAGCTATCTTCCAAAGCTTAGATATATTTTTGCCATTTGCTTGACCGCCAAACGCATCAACTGCATTTACACGAAGCCTTCTACCTATGGCGTTTTCAACAAGTATCATTGGGATACCAATTAAAATCATTGCTATACAAAAAACTAGCACATAAGCTCCACCACCATTTAATCCTGTAAGGTATGGAAAACGCCAAGTACAACCAAAACCAACAGTTGCACCAGCAACTGCTAAAATATAAGTAAATTGGGAACTCCAAGTTTGTCTATGTTTCATATCATTACTTTTAAATAATTAGCTTTCCATATAGTTTTTAAGTTTTCTACCAACTTTTGGATGTTTTAGTTTTTTTATAGCTGAACTTTCTATCTGTCTAACACGCTCTCTTGTTACATTGAGCTCTTTTCCTATTTCTTCAAGAGTTCTATCACTCTCATCCTCCATAAGTCCAAAACGCATTCTAATAACAGACCTCTCTCTATCATTTAATTGATCTAAAACTTCATCAATCTGTTCTTGCAAATCACCTTTTAAAATCTCTTCCATAGGTGAAAGTGAGCCTCTATCTTCTACAAAATCTCCAAATTTACCATCATCTTCATTTCCAATAGGAGCTTCTAAGCTTATTGGTTCTTTTGTGATTTTTATAACTTGTTTTACTTTATCAACGCTAAGTCCAACTTCTTTGGCTATAGTTTGAACATCTGGTTCCTTTCCTGTTTCTTGTAGATATTTTCTATTTATTTTATTTATGCGATTTATAGTTTCTATCATATGTATAGGAATTCTTATAGTTCTTGCTTGATCCGCAATTGCCCTAGAAATTGCTTGTCTTATCCACCAAGTAGCATAAGTTGAAAATTTATAACCTTTTTTATATTCAAATTTATCAACAGCCTTCATCAGACCGATATTTCCCTCTTGTATAAGATCAAGAAACGGAAGGCCGCGGTTTGTATATCTTTTTGCTATACTCACAACAAGACGCAAATTTGACCTAGCCATTCTTCCTTTTGCTTCATCTGATATATTTTTACCTCGCTTTATCTGCTCTAAAATTTCTTTAAGAAGCTTTGGATCTAGGTTAAAACCTTGTTTACTAGCCTCTTTTGTTAAAAATAGTTTTTTTATCTCAACATAAGTTGAAACCATTGTAGTTTCTGGAACCCTAGCAGCTATATCTTCTTTTGAAAGCTTAGTAATATCTTTTAGTATTGATTTATGATTTTTTTTAAGTTCTGCACTAAACATAGGAAGTTTGTATTCAAGTCTTTTTAGCTCTTTATCAAACTCATCATCACTCTTTAAAGCTGTTTCCATGGATTTTACAATCTCT contains:
- the rpoD gene encoding RNA polymerase sigma factor RpoD, translated to MSATKELNSQLEELFKENEKEGYITFEKLIRLFNKAPNMSIAKKIESLSKTYKVKLISAAQVAKMKNLEDAKKAEAQRQKIQSESLEEEFNLSNENDLLEWSRSDSPVRMYLREMGQISLLSKEEEIEISKKIELGEDIIIDAFCSVPFLIDFILAYKDPLINRERRVKELFKSFDNDKIGEDDDEEDVIDDEDDEEFDGDDEEEGVKKELSKKFDKRALKVTESFKALEKAKKDWLKIIAKQEKTVEEADDLLSKLSISFKKKILKEKLMDLGPTSKLITEIVKSMETALKSDDEFDKELKRLEYKLPMFSAELKKNHKSILKDITKLSKEDIAARVPETTMVSTYVEIKKLFLTKEASKQGFNLDPKLLKEILEQIKRGKNISDEAKGRMARSNLRLVVSIAKRYTNRGLPFLDLIQEGNIGLMKAVDKFEYKKGYKFSTYATWWIRQAISRAIADQARTIRIPIHMIETINRINKINRKYLQETGKEPDVQTIAKEVGLSVDKVKQVIKITKEPISLEAPIGNEDDGKFGDFVEDRGSLSPMEEILKGDLQEQIDEVLDQLNDRERSVIRMRFGLMEDESDRTLEEIGKELNVTRERVRQIESSAIKKLKHPKVGRKLKNYMES